In Lycium ferocissimum isolate CSIRO_LF1 chromosome 3, AGI_CSIRO_Lferr_CH_V1, whole genome shotgun sequence, the genomic window TAAGATTCTTAGTGTAAACCCGGcgtattttaaaagttatggcTTCATGTCTACTATTTATTGcagttttaataaatttttatacataaatttatgctccgcGTCCAAACTTGGGGGTTCAATGGAACCCCCACCTAGCATGCTAGATCCGCCACTGTCCACGGGTACTTGCTCCTTCCACTAGCACAGTTACAGGGTAACTCTATATGTCAATGCTTTTGATGGATataagaaatcacctagtgtttttggtCCTGTAGGATTTGAACCATGATGAGTTCTGGTTTTATAAGTTTGTTGTTTTGCTTTATGTTAACCATTTAATAATGTACTGGGTATGAACTGCAAGACTTCAATATTTAAGTTTAACTATAGGGTGTCTTCGgtacgaaggaaaatgttttaccggaaaataagtgagtttcttacttattgtCTTGTGTTTGGTACTCAAGCAAAAATATAAtcctaaaattaagtatttgtatataatctagacaaaaTACTATGGGATGGGGGTAGGGGTAGGTGTGTGGGGTTGGGGGCTATGGGAGGTGggggtgaagatgaggtgtGTTGGAGGGTGGGGAAGACACAATCAATGTGGAATGCCACTTATGGAACTTTTTTTCCATGCTTCCGCTAGGGAagtcattttaatcatttttaaggaacttgttatcctagagaaaatattttttaataattttgacCAACCGAACATAGGAAATTGGAAATACATTTTCATCCATTACCGaacacacctttttttttttttttttaatatttttattacatagggggtaggggaggggaaatggggaaggggattacaatgtagggattcgaaccctcaccaactaggtgaaagttcaggtagccagccaaccaactgagctctTTGGAtctaccaaacacacccttaatcttTATAAGAAGTCATTTTGTACTTCTATGAGATTTAGATGACATATATAGCTTGTGATATGATCAATTCACAGAAAACATCCCTGAACTCTGTTGTGCAAATTTGGTTATACGGTATAATTCTCTCTCTTATCTTCATCATTCTGCTGAATTACGTCAGCTAAGTTTTACGATCTTCATAAGTACTAGTTCTTGTTTGATGAATTGGTTTTTCGGGTTCTTTGAATTTGAAATATTTCGTGATCTTACTGGTAATCTCACATTCACCAGGCTGAGAAGTAGTAAGCAACTTAACAAATTAAAGTTCAAGTGAACTATAGTTATTTAGGGATAGTTGAGACATTTTTGTGTTCGTCTCTTACAGGGAAACCATTTCGAGAATACATGCCAAACAGAGTAGATAACAACAGCTAGAAAGTGGTCAGATAGTTTAACTGGTATGTAAAGAAATATAAGATCAAATTGCCTCATGCCTGTCCAGAATATGTGATTGTAACTGCTTATCAAGAGAACTCGTGTAGCAAAAAGAAAGTGTTATTGCATGATAATCAGCTGTCGTAATGGGCAGCAGTGAGGTGGCATCCTAGCAAGTCTATTGGTAAAATATGTTTTTCTCTCGTCTCTTATAAAGGGGTAATGAGCTGAGCAAGCTGGAGTTGAGCCTAGAGGGTCTCATTTTAGCGTCCTCTAGTATGAATTGAGGATAGTACCTTCTTTGAACTTCGGTTATGAATCTCTTAACTCACATGCAAGTTCAAAGCAGCTTTTACCTAGtttccagaaaaaaaaatcttaccgGATACTCAAATTTTGGTATATACTAAACTGTGATAACAGTTGTATCCAAATCTATTGCAAATGTCTAGATAAAGATTGGTTAAAGGCAATTTGAAGTTTCTCAGCTAACATGTCTCGCATGATTTGAGTTATGTATGAGCATGTTTTGAGTTATGTATGAGAAAGATATCTGGTAAGTGATTACTATTTAACATCTGTTATGGTTTCCGCTAAAGGTGTTTCTTTTAAGCTTGCTTTTTAATATCTTCTTGTGACGGTGGAGAAGAGAGAGCTGCCATTTTTTTCCACTAGTTGCCTCCATGTCATATTTTATCATTTGAGTTAGTGAGTTAGTGAATTGAATCTTCCTTAGTGTTAACAGCATGCCTGAAAAGCTCTCATTTTGGCAATTTAATTCAAGTTATGATTAATTGTTTAAGCTGTTAAATATGCCAAATTGTCCCAGTACCGAAAATCTAGCAAGTATGGAAGAATGTACTTAATGAACTTGTGTGGAATTGGCTTATTAACTGCAGATATGGAGTCATCTAAAGAGACAGGTTGCCGAGCTCCAGAAGGCCCCATCCTTTGCATCAACAACTGTGGTTTTTTCGGTAGTGCAGCCACCATGAATATGTGTTCCAAGTGTCACAAGGAAATGATACTTAAGCAGGAACACGCAAAATTTGCAGCTGCATCCATCGAAAACATCGTAAATGGAAGCTCAAACAGTGTTGAAAAAGAAGCTGTAGAAGCCATATCAGCGGAATTAAAGGTTGTGTCTGCAGAAGCATCTTCAGATATAACCTCAGAGATTTCAGAAGTGAAGCCAAAAGAGGGTCCGAATAAGTGCACAGCTTGTCGTAAGCGTGTGGGTTTAACAGGTTTCAACTGCAAGTGTGGAAATCTTTTCTGTGCTGTTCATCGTTATTCAGACAAACACAACTGCCCGTTTGATTATAGGAATGCTGGTCAGAATGCAATAGCAAAAGCAAATCCTGTCATCGTAGCAGAAAAGCTTAATAAGATATAAGAGGCATGATGCTTTTACTTTAAAATCTGTCCATAGTCCGATAAGTTGGTCTCATCTTACAGGGTCTCCTATGAATATGCATGGATCGTATAAGGCGATGAAAATTGGTTTGgggttgggttttttttttttttttttgggttggggggggggggggggggtgggggtttCTTTTCAAGTACTAGAGCCTAGATTATTTCTGGTGTGTAAGTTGTTATATATGCTGGTTTGGTGGACATTTTTATGGAATTTGTAATTTGTCCTTGTTCTTTCCCATTTCTCTGCTTCATGTCTAATATAATGTGCATAATGACTATCCCTTTAAAACAAGCACGATCACATTTGGAGAGGCTATTATTGAAGATTGTAGAGTGTAAATATTTGTTAAATTTCAACAAAGCTTCTATTAAACATATCTGGAGAGAAGCTAACCAAAATGCCGACTTTCTAGCAAACGAAGGGCACAAGCAGTTGCTTTCGAAAGATTGTAAGCTTACCTTTTTAGTCTTTAGTCTCATCTGATGTATAcaattttttcatttcatttttttgttctgGCCAAGAGTAACAAACTGCTAAAAGCTTCAAAACAAAAGCTTTTGATACGTCTGGTCAGGCCGGCATACCTAGCTGTGAGATTTACTGTAGACTAAAATATCAAACcactatgtgtgtgtgtatatatattgcaAGAGAATCAGCAAGTATTATAGAAACGAGAACTAATTAGAGTAAatatttgaaaggaaaaaaaaaaaaaaaactatggcTAAGAGCTTGCCAATCATAGACATGCAACATAGCATAATTAGTGATGAAATAGTGAAATCACTTGAACGTTGGGGTTGTTTCAGGCTTGTTAATCATGGAGTTCCACCATCTTTCTTGTCGGAAATAATGGCCGTCGGCCGGGCGTTGATGGAACTTCCGGTGGAAATGAAGGGGCTAAATGTTCACAAAGACAAAAGCTTCGGCTATATTCCGGTAAATATGACTAGTGCCATGTTTGAGTCCTTAGGAGTTTATGATGCCACTTTACCTGAGGATGTTGATCATTTTTGTGCTCAATTGAATCTATTCCCACATCAAAGGTAAATTcgtaatactccctccgtttgaaattatttatcgtgTTTTGCTTTTCATGATTCAAACTATATGTCAATTTTGatcaataattttaaaatttattttcatcatattgacataagaagaattaattgtaaTTTATAGTgcttttcatatagtttttaaataattaaatttaattttgaaatattgagttgatctaattcatttttactttaaaagcgagtcaaattattttctaaaaagaaaaaatgaagctTATTTTTGGGACGAAGGGAATATAAAACTTAGCAGCTTGCCTTCTATAATTTCAGCCATTTGGATTCTAATTAATCTGGTCTCATGTCTTATTGAGTATAACATGAAAAAGATAAGCCATATTAGCCCGTTTGAATCATTTTAGAATCTGCTTGTTTATGAAATTGGTTTTTGAAAAAGTACATTTGAAAAGTATCATATTTGACTAATTAATGCGAAAAGAAGAACTTTTGCCGTCAAAAGTATAGCAATAATTTTCAATGTTTCAAAAAGTGCTTATGGGCAGAGCTgtttttttcagcttataaaaAACGTTTTTGTTACtattttaaaatacttattttttctctctaaaataagcatttttgatTTCCCATAAACTTGACCAAACAAACTATAGACTCATTTAGATTTGCATCATATAGGATCCGTTTAAGGAGAAAACGAGTCATACCAagagtaatttttttattttcaaactcAAACCCGAGATctttatcaaataaaataattgtggCTCAGTACTTAGTAACATGTGGAATGATGATTAACATTTGAGTTTTGTTGCAGGGAGGTGATGGTAAAGTATTCAGAAGCAATTTATGATCTCACAAAAAAACTTGGGAGTAAGCTCATGGAAGGTTTTGGTTTAGAAAGTGGAGATTTGTTTAAGGATTGGCCTTGCTTAATGAAATTCAATAAATACAACAATAATTTTGAAACAGTGGGATTAACAGGAGCTACAACACATTCTGATAAAGGATTTTTCACAATATTATTGGATGATGAATTAGTTAATGGCCTTGAAATGCTTGATGACCAAACTGGGGAATTTATTCCCGCTAATCCAATCCCAGGTTCATTTTTTGTTAATGCTGGAGATATTGCTAAGGTCAGCCATTTTATGTTTACTTGTTATTTATTTATCATGGTTAAGTCCTAAATAAGGtcagaaaaataaattaattataatttaatGATAAGAGTATATGTAAAGGCATGTGCCATGCATTATTTGATTGGTGTAAACGCCGGGATGGGAAAGTTGTTACGTATATATTAGCATACCATTGTTTAAAGTTGTCTAAAGTTTCACATTGATTATTATACGCTTAAAATATATACTTAAGTGACATTCAcgaaaaaattgaacttttatATAAGATTGTTGATGCAATTGGATATATTATTAGATTAGATATATTAGAGTAGATGTTATTTTGCGCTATTATATGCTACTGCTATTAATTATCCaattaactcaaaaaaaaaaaagagtaaataaCGTCATGGGTTCGACTCTTACCACCGTCTAACAACAAATAAAAACATCTAAATAACCCTCAAGAGGGAGAATCTTGGATTCGGATATTGAGAATGGAGAATCACTTAGTAAGGAGTGCTTCCCCTCTTTAATGGGCTCTATGCaaccaaaatttaaattaatctgGCAAATGAATTTCGAATACGAGATGGttatattaaaagaaaatatttagatGCCTAGGCCCAATAATTAAGTTCACACGTGAAAGAGCTTATTTTTTCAACAATTAGTAAAAGATATTTTTCACGTTATATTTCtttaggtgccgtttggccataaataccaaaaataaattcactttttttggaatttttgaagttggagttggagttgtgtttggccatagtttttgaaattgtagtttttggtaaaatgtagtgtaaaaaagtgaaaaaagtgattttttttttaaaaacaagtttttcttgtttttggtattccggaatacaactctGGAGTTGTATTccgaatatttatggccaaacgcctaaaagtaaaaaaaaaaaaaaagtgaaaaatttctggaaaaaagtgaataatttttatggccaaacggctacTTAGTCTTTCATTTTTTACCTTTAGTTTCATTTCCgacttattttttatatttttatgattcTAGCAATCCTTTTTGATATATGCATTTCTAAATATAATGTGCTAGGCATGGAGCAATGGAAGAATTTGCAATGTGAGGCATAGAGTACAATGCAATGAACCAAGAGTACGATACTCCGTTACATTCTTTGTGTTGGGTCCAAGAAATGAAAAAATGGAGACACCTTCTAAACTAGTGGATTATCAACATCCTCCTCTCTATGTTCCTTTTCATTTTGAAGAATACTGTGCCCTTCGAACTTCTACCAAATCCATAAAGGGTGAAGTTCTTGACTTGTTTCGTAAAAAATAGCTGATTTCTTTATCTGTAGTTTTGAAATCGTGATGGTTTTATATGGTTTGAGTAATCCGATTAAACATTTATATTGAATATAGTTTGAAGTCATACCGGCCTatcatgatttgtatgtcagatttCTGTAAcgtttttttccccttttatttgTCTGTACCTTTTGACATTGAATAATCCAACATGATAGCTCCGTTGAATATAACATGAAGTCATATCGTCTGTCATGACTTGTAATGCCCCAGTTTATCAGTTTCTATCATCGTCATCACTGCTTTCAACTTAAGGTTATTTTAGTTCTATTTTAAACTTAAAATGATCATTTACACACATATATCAAAATGGGTAGCAACAcaaaaaaagtcaaaagaaaAGCATAAATTTTTACTAATTGTTCCTTTGTGACGGTTGTTTAGTAAATGATCCTCTTTATACTTCTCTGCAACTTATAGATCTTTTCGATTACGGACTAAAAATCCATTTCgaacaaattgaaattttatgagaaaatgttAGGTCCAGTCTAAAACTCTATAGAGTT contains:
- the LOC132049256 gene encoding zinc finger A20 and AN1 domain-containing stress-associated protein 8-like; this translates as MESSKETGCRAPEGPILCINNCGFFGSAATMNMCSKCHKEMILKQEHAKFAAASIENIVNGSSNSVEKEAVEAISAELKVVSAEASSDITSEISEVKPKEGPNKCTACRKRVGLTGFNCKCGNLFCAVHRYSDKHNCPFDYRNAGQNAIAKANPVIVAEKLNKI
- the LOC132050754 gene encoding 2-oxoglutarate-dependent dioxygenase DAO-like produces the protein MAKSLPIIDMQHSIISDEIVKSLERWGCFRLVNHGVPPSFLSEIMAVGRALMELPVEMKGLNVHKDKSFGYIPVNMTSAMFESLGVYDATLPEDVDHFCAQLNLFPHQREVMVKYSEAIYDLTKKLGSKLMEGFGLESGDLFKDWPCLMKFNKYNNNFETVGLTGATTHSDKGFFTILLDDELVNGLEMLDDQTGEFIPANPIPGSFFVNAGDIAKAWSNGRICNVRHRVQCNEPRVRYSVTFFVLGPRNEKMETPSKLVDYQHPPLYVPFHFEEYCALRTSTKSIKGEVLDLFRKK